One part of the Deltaproteobacteria bacterium genome encodes these proteins:
- a CDS encoding efflux RND transporter periplasmic adaptor subunit — protein MKKAFTLLLAVVGCAKVAAAPSTERPAALVSVAAAEARDVPVYLEEIGKSVARETVSIQPQVSGPVTQIHFADGATVKKGAMLFTIDPRPFRAQLDSARATLEQARANLDLAEIEFARVEQLIRTQAISQQDYDARRSAVAVARAQVGLAEAAVTTAKLNLEHCFIRSPLDGRVGQRQVDVGNLVGPTTALLIVERLDPIYADFTIPENALTSVQRSMASEAATVEARLPDEPDGARVGKLTFLDNAVQDGSGTVKLRATLANADRHFWPGQFVKVRLVLQTKKDAVVVPATAPQTSAKGQFVYVLKGDSTAEMRPVKVGQRQGELVAVIEGLTPGERVITAGQLAVTPGGKVRVEEAQASNDRSKP, from the coding sequence ATGAAGAAAGCATTCACGTTGCTGCTCGCCGTTGTCGGTTGCGCAAAGGTCGCCGCTGCTCCGTCGACGGAGCGGCCGGCGGCGCTCGTCTCGGTCGCCGCCGCCGAAGCGCGCGACGTGCCCGTCTACCTGGAGGAGATCGGCAAATCGGTCGCGCGCGAGACGGTCTCCATCCAGCCGCAGGTGTCCGGCCCGGTCACGCAGATCCATTTCGCCGACGGCGCGACGGTGAAGAAGGGCGCAATGCTCTTCACCATCGACCCCCGCCCTTTCCGTGCGCAGCTCGATTCCGCGCGGGCAACCCTCGAGCAGGCGCGCGCCAATCTGGACCTGGCGGAGATCGAGTTCGCCCGCGTCGAGCAGCTGATCCGGACCCAGGCGATCTCCCAGCAGGACTACGACGCGAGACGCAGCGCGGTCGCGGTAGCCCGGGCGCAGGTCGGGCTCGCCGAGGCGGCGGTCACCACCGCGAAGTTGAACCTCGAGCACTGCTTCATCCGCTCTCCCCTCGACGGGCGCGTGGGGCAACGGCAGGTGGACGTCGGCAACCTGGTCGGGCCGACGACGGCGCTGCTGATCGTCGAGCGGCTCGATCCCATCTACGCCGACTTCACCATCCCCGAGAACGCGCTGACTTCGGTGCAACGGAGCATGGCCTCGGAGGCTGCCACCGTCGAGGCGCGGCTGCCCGATGAGCCCGACGGCGCGCGGGTGGGCAAGCTGACCTTCCTCGACAACGCCGTCCAGGATGGAAGCGGAACGGTGAAGCTGCGGGCCACGCTGGCCAATGCCGATCGGCATTTCTGGCCGGGTCAGTTCGTCAAAGTGCGCCTGGTGCTGCAGACGAAGAAGGACGCCGTGGTGGTGCCGGCCACCGCGCCGCAGACTTCGGCCAAGGGCCAGTTCGTCTACGTCCTCAAGGGCGACTCGACGGCGGAGATGCGGCCCGTGAAAGTGGGACAGCGGCAAGGCGAACTCGTCGCCGTCATCGAAGGCCTGACGCCTGGCGAGCGCGTGATCACCGCCGGACAGCTCGCGGTCACGCCCGGCGGGAAGGTGCGCGTCGAGGAAGCGCAGGCGTCGAACGACCGGAGCAAGCCATGA
- a CDS encoding HAMP domain-containing histidine kinase, translating to MAEEALARARELEHLSAQLSHELKNPLGAIKALVQLAKRDACDEESRERLEVAENEVERMNGILQEYLSFSRPLEKLRRQRFSLGALADEVLGILGAQASSAGVALRRAGEAQVEADPRRLREALFNLVANALDATAKGGKVEVRIVQRDGLAQVEVRDSGRGMPPEVLERLGTPFFTTREQGTGLGVAMARAAFTQHGGSLDYQSEEGRGTTVVGTLPLQQERRSIGAPSPG from the coding sequence ATGGCGGAAGAGGCGCTGGCCCGCGCAAGGGAGCTGGAGCACCTGAGCGCGCAGCTCTCCCACGAGCTGAAGAACCCGCTCGGCGCCATCAAGGCGCTCGTGCAGCTCGCGAAGCGCGATGCCTGCGACGAGGAGTCGCGCGAGCGGCTGGAGGTCGCCGAGAACGAAGTGGAGCGGATGAACGGCATCCTCCAGGAGTATCTCTCCTTCTCCCGGCCGCTCGAAAAGCTGAGGCGCCAGCGGTTCTCGCTCGGCGCGCTTGCCGACGAAGTCCTGGGAATTCTCGGTGCGCAGGCCAGCTCCGCGGGCGTGGCGCTTCGCCGCGCCGGCGAGGCCCAGGTGGAAGCGGATCCGCGCCGGCTCCGCGAGGCGCTCTTCAACCTCGTCGCCAACGCGCTCGACGCGACGGCGAAGGGCGGCAAGGTGGAAGTCAGGATCGTGCAACGTGACGGGCTGGCGCAGGTCGAGGTGCGCGACTCCGGCCGCGGCATGCCGCCCGAAGTGCTCGAGCGCCTCGGTACTCCTTTCTTCACGACCCGCGAGCAGGGCACCGGCCTCGGCGTGGCGATGGCACGGGCCGCCTTCACGCAGCATGGAGGTTCGCTCGACTACCAGAGCGAGGAGGGACGCGGCACCACCGTGGTCGGGACGCTCCCGCTGCAGCAGGAGAGGAGGAGCATTGGCGCGCCTTCTCCTGGTTGA
- a CDS encoding efflux RND transporter permease subunit: MTISEPFIRRPVMTAVLTLAAILAGVACYFQLPVNDLPAVDYPVIQVDADYPGASPETMAANVATPLERQFMQINGLSLVTSSSSQGHTTLTLQFDLDKTLDGAATDVQAAINQAAGALPVDLPSPPTFSKTNPNDQPLQYIAVTSDSVTPGQLYDYASTQVGQRLSILPGVSRVQIFGSKAAVRIKGDPSAMAARGISVDDLASAIKGGTSTVGAGQFDAPSGTLLLSPHGQLERAESYDDLIVGTRNGAPVHLRDVAKSSDSVQDERVRIAFWVKGHPVPGSAVVVALLRQAGANAVAVAKSVRDVLPSINQELPGSVRVDLIYDRSASIVNSVKDVRDTLVIAFVLVVLVIFLFLGRTTDTLIPAVAMPLSLLLTFVAMRLLGYSLDNLSLMALTLAIGFLVDDAIVFLENTVRRMEHGENALQASLASAKEISFTILSMTLSLAAVFIPLVFMPGLIGRIFREFAITIVVAIFASGIVSLTLTPLMTARMLKERDGQKTWMERISSAIERRVLGLYGRSLTWFLRRRWVSAAIWAVCLAGTIGLFIVVPKAFLPVGDSGVVNGVFIAQEGSSPQQMHALQDRVNQALYADPSLLMAVDATGFTGLLPSNMGIIYAFLKPGEQRPPIDAMAGEMMGRLGAIPGVFPLLRPFPVLQISTGATNQNQGQYAFAISGTDAGQVYQASDALMGKLRAFPGFASLSSDAFRRTPRLEIDVLREQAKAYGVSEARILALLRNAYSQSYLYLIKQPTDQYQVILEVQDTERASADDLGLLYIKSDDGKRMVPLRSLVHWRTTLGPQAVNHLNQFTSVTTFFNLKPGVAVGDATSFIEKAAAEVVPGTLRAGLQGEALTFRDTVRDLTILMLVAVFVMYVVLAVLYESYLHPLTVLSSLPVALAGGLLTLWLFREQATLYAYVGMFMLMGIVKKNGIMIVDFALQRIGRGATAEDAIHEASLDRFRPIIMTTVAAVIGALPIALGYGADGASRRALGLVVVGGLVVSQFITLYVTPVIYLYLEELQEKVLDRVRFFRRHPVTLEPAP, from the coding sequence ATGACCATCTCCGAGCCATTCATCCGCCGTCCGGTGATGACGGCCGTGCTCACGCTCGCCGCAATTCTCGCGGGCGTGGCCTGCTACTTCCAGTTGCCGGTGAATGACCTGCCCGCGGTCGACTACCCGGTCATCCAGGTCGACGCCGACTACCCGGGGGCCAGTCCCGAGACGATGGCGGCCAACGTCGCCACGCCGCTCGAGCGGCAGTTCATGCAGATCAACGGGCTCTCACTGGTCACCAGCTCGAGCAGTCAGGGCCACACGACGCTGACGCTGCAGTTCGACCTGGACAAGACACTCGACGGCGCGGCGACGGACGTGCAGGCGGCGATCAACCAGGCCGCCGGCGCGCTCCCGGTCGATCTGCCCTCGCCACCGACGTTTTCCAAGACCAACCCGAACGATCAGCCGCTCCAGTACATCGCCGTGACCAGCGATTCGGTCACTCCGGGGCAGCTCTATGACTACGCCAGCACCCAGGTGGGCCAGCGGCTCAGCATCCTCCCGGGAGTGAGTCGCGTGCAGATCTTCGGGAGCAAGGCCGCGGTGCGCATCAAGGGCGATCCCTCGGCAATGGCGGCGCGCGGAATCTCCGTCGACGATCTGGCGAGCGCGATCAAGGGGGGCACGAGCACCGTCGGCGCCGGCCAGTTCGACGCTCCGTCCGGCACGCTGTTGCTCTCGCCCCATGGCCAGCTGGAGAGGGCCGAGTCCTACGACGACCTGATCGTCGGCACGCGCAATGGCGCTCCCGTGCACTTGCGCGACGTGGCGAAATCGAGCGACTCGGTCCAGGACGAGCGGGTCCGGATCGCGTTCTGGGTCAAGGGCCATCCGGTGCCCGGCAGCGCGGTGGTGGTGGCGTTGCTCCGCCAGGCCGGTGCGAACGCGGTGGCCGTGGCGAAGAGCGTCCGCGACGTGCTGCCGTCGATCAACCAGGAACTGCCCGGGTCTGTGCGCGTCGATCTGATCTATGACCGGTCGGCCAGCATCGTGAACAGTGTCAAGGACGTGCGCGACACGCTGGTGATCGCGTTCGTGCTGGTGGTGCTCGTCATCTTCCTTTTCCTTGGCCGCACGACCGACACGCTGATCCCCGCGGTGGCCATGCCGCTCTCGCTGTTGCTGACGTTCGTGGCGATGCGGCTGCTCGGCTACAGCCTGGACAACCTCTCGCTGATGGCGCTCACGCTCGCCATCGGCTTCCTCGTCGACGATGCCATCGTCTTCCTGGAGAACACCGTGCGGCGCATGGAGCACGGCGAGAACGCGCTGCAGGCAAGCCTCGCCAGCGCGAAGGAAATCAGCTTCACCATCCTCTCGATGACCCTCTCGCTCGCCGCCGTGTTCATTCCCCTGGTCTTCATGCCGGGGCTGATCGGGCGCATCTTCCGCGAGTTCGCCATCACCATCGTGGTGGCGATCTTCGCCTCGGGCATCGTCTCGCTGACGCTCACGCCTTTGATGACGGCGCGGATGCTCAAGGAGCGCGACGGACAGAAGACGTGGATGGAGCGCATCTCATCCGCCATCGAGCGGCGGGTTCTCGGTCTCTACGGCCGATCCCTGACCTGGTTCTTGCGGCGGCGTTGGGTCTCCGCGGCCATCTGGGCCGTGTGCCTCGCCGGCACCATCGGTCTGTTCATCGTCGTTCCCAAGGCGTTCTTGCCGGTGGGAGACAGCGGCGTCGTGAACGGAGTCTTCATCGCGCAGGAGGGGTCCTCTCCGCAGCAGATGCACGCGCTCCAGGATCGCGTCAATCAGGCGTTGTACGCGGATCCGAGCCTGCTGATGGCGGTCGACGCCACCGGGTTCACCGGCCTCCTCCCTTCCAACATGGGAATCATCTACGCCTTCCTCAAGCCGGGGGAGCAACGGCCACCCATCGACGCCATGGCGGGCGAGATGATGGGCCGCCTCGGTGCCATCCCCGGCGTCTTTCCCTTGTTGCGCCCGTTCCCCGTGCTGCAGATCAGCACCGGCGCTACCAACCAGAACCAGGGTCAGTACGCATTCGCGATCTCCGGCACCGATGCCGGGCAGGTCTATCAGGCCTCCGACGCCCTGATGGGCAAGCTGCGCGCGTTTCCGGGGTTCGCCAGCCTCTCGTCCGACGCCTTCCGTCGCACGCCCCGCCTGGAGATCGACGTGCTGCGCGAGCAGGCCAAGGCGTACGGCGTCTCTGAGGCGCGCATCCTGGCGCTGCTGCGCAACGCCTACTCGCAGAGCTACCTCTACCTGATCAAGCAGCCCACCGATCAGTACCAGGTCATCCTCGAGGTCCAGGACACCGAACGCGCCAGCGCCGACGATCTCGGGCTCCTCTACATCAAGTCAGATGACGGCAAGAGGATGGTTCCGCTGCGCTCGCTGGTGCACTGGCGCACCACTCTCGGCCCGCAGGCGGTGAACCATCTGAACCAGTTCACCAGCGTCACGACCTTCTTCAACCTCAAACCGGGAGTGGCGGTGGGCGATGCCACATCCTTCATCGAAAAGGCGGCCGCGGAGGTGGTGCCGGGCACCCTGCGCGCCGGCCTGCAAGGCGAAGCGTTGACCTTCCGGGACACGGTGCGCGACCTCACCATCCTCATGCTGGTGGCCGTGTTCGTCATGTACGTGGTGCTCGCGGTGCTGTACGAGAGCTATCTGCACCCGCTCACGGTGCTCTCCAGCCTGCCCGTGGCGCTCGCCGGCGGCCTGCTCACCCTCTGGCTCTTCCGCGAGCAGGCCACGCTCTACGCGTACGTCGGCATGTTCATGCTGATGGGCATCGTGAAGAAGAACGGCATCATGATCGTGGACTTCGCGCTGCAACGGATCGGGCGAGGGGCGACGGCAGAGGATGCGATTCACGAGGCGAGCCTGGATCGGTTCCGGCCGATCATCATGACCACGGTGGCCGCGGTTATCGGCGCGTTGCCCATCGCGCTCGGCTACGGAGCCGACGGCGCTTCGCGGCGCGCACTCGGCCTCGTAGTGGTCGGCGGGCTGGTGGTGTCGCAGTTCATCACCCTCTACGTGACTCCAGTCATCTATCTGTACCTGGAGGAGCTCCAGGAGAAGGTGCTCGACCGCGTGCGCTTCTTCCGGCGCCATCCGGTGACCCTCGAGCCCGCGCCCTGA
- a CDS encoding TolC family protein: protein MQGRSFGIAVAVTLFWSLPSPALQPLDVFVASARERNPDALEAKAGLSQQNAQSDVVLGRVLPGISARGAYTRNQYGTTVDLGSGPVTVVPDHQWDGSATVTVPLIDAAGWARVAAAKTTADAAGFQLASARLQVEAQVAQNYYQLIADFALVAVSGTALEVSKESLRLAQNRLAAGVAPALEVDRARADVEQQTQQLAAALLQLSLAARALESNSGVFPDLSVPAPLADDLHNEPALASFEGELNRLPAVVAASGSTRAAEQDAGAQRFALLPSVAGTFSERGTTAPGFTGHDWTWQAAINFAWSFDLTSIASIRSQDAGADVARARELRVRLAARDAIHRQWETVAASIARSRSARAGRVAAAHAAQQAHDRYQVGTITQLDLLQAQRDAFAAEVARIQADADLVNARAQLRLAAGKSLLERNEGVQ from the coding sequence ATGCAAGGACGCAGCTTCGGCATCGCGGTCGCGGTCACGCTCTTCTGGTCACTTCCCTCGCCGGCGCTCCAGCCGCTCGACGTGTTCGTCGCCTCCGCACGCGAGCGCAACCCGGACGCGCTGGAGGCGAAAGCGGGCCTTTCGCAGCAGAACGCGCAGTCCGACGTGGTGCTGGGACGCGTCCTGCCGGGAATTTCGGCGCGAGGCGCCTACACCCGGAACCAGTACGGCACGACCGTCGATCTGGGCAGCGGGCCGGTCACGGTGGTGCCCGACCATCAGTGGGACGGCTCCGCCACCGTGACCGTCCCGTTGATCGACGCCGCCGGTTGGGCGCGCGTCGCGGCGGCGAAGACCACGGCCGACGCAGCCGGATTCCAGCTCGCATCGGCGAGGCTGCAAGTCGAGGCGCAGGTCGCACAGAACTATTACCAGCTGATCGCGGACTTCGCGCTCGTCGCCGTTTCCGGGACCGCGCTGGAGGTCTCGAAGGAAAGCCTGCGGCTCGCCCAGAACAGGCTCGCCGCCGGGGTCGCTCCGGCGCTGGAGGTCGATCGCGCGCGCGCCGATGTGGAGCAGCAGACGCAGCAACTGGCCGCCGCGTTGCTGCAACTCTCGCTGGCGGCGCGCGCGCTCGAATCCAACTCCGGCGTGTTCCCGGACTTGTCCGTCCCGGCGCCGCTCGCGGACGATCTGCACAACGAACCCGCGCTCGCCTCGTTCGAAGGCGAGTTGAACCGGTTGCCGGCGGTGGTGGCGGCGAGCGGCAGCACGCGCGCGGCGGAACAGGACGCCGGGGCGCAGCGGTTCGCCCTGCTGCCTTCGGTCGCGGGGACGTTCAGCGAGCGCGGGACCACCGCTCCTGGCTTCACCGGCCACGACTGGACCTGGCAGGCGGCGATCAATTTCGCCTGGTCGTTCGATCTCACCAGCATCGCCAGCATCCGCAGCCAGGACGCGGGCGCCGACGTCGCCCGTGCCCGCGAGCTGCGGGTGAGGCTCGCCGCGCGCGACGCCATCCACCGGCAGTGGGAGACCGTGGCAGCGTCCATCGCCCGCAGCCGATCCGCGCGGGCCGGCCGGGTTGCCGCGGCGCATGCGGCGCAGCAGGCCCACGACCGCTACCAGGTCGGGACCATCACGCAGCTCGATCTGTTGCAGGCGCAGCGCGACGCCTTTGCCGCTGAAGTCGCGCGCATCCAGGCGGATGCCGATCTGGTCAATGCCCGGGCGCAGCTCCGCCTCGCCGCGGGAAAGAGTCTTCTCGAGAGGAACGAGGGAGTCCAATGA
- a CDS encoding inorganic phosphate transporter → MAWVLVLAVLLVALANGANDNAKGVGALIGSRMAEARPALRFANLAALIGSLAALVVAVQFDQRLVKAFGGGGLLPAGADVTGGYLLAIALGAAATVLAATRLGIPVSTTHALLGALVGAGLVKVGARQLVWSALVAKFVVPLLLSPVLSCAATLVVYPAVRRLLAAVGVEKQLCLCVESVDQPVVLRDGRLALASGRALTLDEVSRCETRFAGRILTLPARPLIAGLFYLTSGAVCLARALNDTPKIVGLLVTGAVLAVAPSMTAVAFAMVIGGILFSRRVAHTMSDRIAELDLEEGLAASVVTAALVIAASIAALPVSATHVTVGALAGAGLARGTARLHTISAIVLAWVTTLPLAAVLAAAAYLLLR, encoded by the coding sequence ATGGCCTGGGTCCTGGTCCTCGCGGTTCTTCTCGTCGCGCTGGCGAACGGCGCGAACGACAACGCCAAGGGCGTCGGAGCGCTGATCGGAAGCAGGATGGCCGAGGCGCGCCCGGCGTTGCGCTTCGCCAACCTGGCCGCGCTGATCGGCTCGCTGGCAGCCCTCGTCGTGGCGGTGCAATTCGATCAGCGTCTGGTCAAGGCATTCGGCGGCGGCGGTCTGCTGCCGGCGGGGGCTGACGTGACCGGCGGGTACCTTCTTGCGATTGCCCTCGGAGCGGCCGCCACGGTGCTGGCCGCGACCAGGCTGGGAATCCCCGTCTCGACGACCCATGCGCTCCTCGGCGCGCTCGTCGGCGCCGGCCTGGTCAAGGTGGGCGCGAGGCAACTGGTCTGGAGCGCGTTGGTGGCGAAGTTCGTCGTGCCGCTCCTTCTCTCCCCGGTGCTCTCCTGCGCCGCGACGCTGGTGGTGTATCCGGCGGTGCGCCGTCTGCTGGCTGCGGTCGGCGTCGAGAAGCAGCTTTGCCTCTGCGTCGAATCGGTCGACCAGCCGGTGGTCCTCCGGGACGGTAGACTGGCCCTCGCCAGTGGACGCGCTCTCACGCTGGACGAGGTGTCGCGCTGCGAAACCCGATTCGCTGGCCGCATCCTGACGCTGCCCGCCCGTCCACTCATCGCAGGCCTGTTCTATTTGACCTCGGGCGCCGTCTGCCTCGCGCGAGCGCTGAACGACACGCCGAAGATCGTCGGGCTGCTCGTCACGGGCGCCGTGCTCGCCGTCGCGCCTTCGATGACCGCCGTTGCCTTTGCGATGGTCATCGGCGGAATCCTCTTCTCGCGCCGGGTAGCGCACACCATGTCGGATCGCATCGCGGAATTGGATCTGGAGGAGGGACTGGCCGCTTCCGTCGTCACCGCGGCCCTCGTCATCGCCGCGTCGATCGCCGCCCTTCCCGTATCGGCCACGCACGTCACGGTCGGCGCCCTCGCCGGCGCGGGCCTTGCTCGAGGCACGGCGCGGCTGCACACCATCTCCGCCATCGTCCTCGCCTGGGTGACCACGTTGCCGCTTGCCGCGGTGCTGGCCGCAGCGGCCTACCTCCTCTTGCGGTAA
- a CDS encoding aspartate aminotransferase family protein translates to MCCDGGPCSGFTDRVSNDTGAVFRGGTMSIREQIRQALSLSASDARQLHARHVNPTFIEALELFGFGRDFVKAEGLSLWDHEGHEVLDFLAGYGAVSLGHNHPDVRAAIEEVLQARAPHFLLVSPQRLAAALAKRLAVVAPGDLDLCTFGSSGSEAVESALKLARAATRRPRFVSADRSYHGTTLGALAVTGSVRHRAPFEPLLDGCVRVPFGDPFALERELKRRDVAAVVLEPMQGEGGMRPAPHGYLAEAARLCRRYGSLLVLDEIQTGLGRCGYLFLCEEQNVEPDVLLLAKGLSGGLAPISVMITRGRLWERAYGTLQRYDLHCTTFGGGPVACAAGLATLEVIERDRLVHAAAAAGEYLRERLRAATAGHPLVREVRGRGLLWGIELDAPGGGMGADLAGQWVVIGLLERGMLTQVCADATGVVRVQPPLTVTREAIDRFAEALRATLADHAAGRWSTVAAAASRAVKTSLARAFA, encoded by the coding sequence ATGTGCTGCGATGGCGGCCCTTGCTCCGGCTTCACGGACCGCGTCAGCAATGATACTGGTGCTGTCTTCCGCGGGGGAACGATGAGCATCCGCGAGCAGATCCGGCAGGCGCTTTCGCTCTCGGCCTCCGACGCGCGTCAGCTGCACGCCCGGCACGTGAATCCCACGTTCATCGAGGCGCTCGAGCTGTTTGGGTTCGGGCGGGACTTCGTCAAGGCCGAGGGCCTGTCGCTGTGGGACCACGAAGGCCACGAGGTGCTCGACTTTCTCGCCGGGTACGGGGCGGTGTCGCTCGGGCACAATCACCCCGACGTGCGCGCCGCGATCGAAGAGGTGCTGCAGGCGCGGGCGCCACATTTCCTGCTCGTGTCGCCGCAGCGGCTTGCGGCGGCGCTGGCGAAGCGCCTGGCCGTCGTCGCGCCGGGCGATCTCGATCTTTGCACCTTCGGCTCCAGCGGCTCCGAGGCCGTCGAGAGCGCCCTCAAGCTGGCCCGTGCGGCGACGCGCCGGCCGCGCTTCGTCTCCGCGGACCGCAGCTACCACGGGACGACCCTCGGTGCTCTCGCCGTGACGGGGAGCGTCCGCCACCGCGCGCCCTTCGAGCCGCTCCTCGACGGTTGCGTCCGCGTGCCCTTCGGCGATCCCTTCGCGCTCGAGCGGGAGCTGAAGCGCCGCGACGTCGCCGCGGTCGTGCTCGAGCCGATGCAGGGCGAAGGCGGTATGCGTCCTGCGCCGCACGGATACCTCGCCGAGGCCGCGCGGCTCTGCCGGCGTTACGGTTCACTCCTTGTCCTCGACGAAATCCAGACCGGGCTCGGTCGTTGCGGGTATCTCTTCCTCTGCGAGGAGCAGAACGTCGAACCGGACGTGCTCCTCCTGGCAAAGGGACTCTCCGGCGGGCTGGCGCCCATCTCGGTGATGATCACGCGAGGGCGCCTCTGGGAGCGCGCCTACGGGACGCTGCAGAGATACGACCTGCACTGCACCACCTTCGGCGGCGGGCCGGTCGCGTGCGCGGCCGGCCTTGCCACCCTCGAGGTGATCGAGCGCGACCGACTGGTCCATGCCGCGGCTGCGGCGGGTGAGTACCTGCGCGAGCGGCTCCGCGCAGCCACCGCCGGACATCCGCTCGTGCGCGAGGTGCGCGGCCGTGGATTGCTTTGGGGCATCGAGCTCGACGCTCCCGGAGGCGGGATGGGAGCGGATCTGGCGGGGCAGTGGGTCGTCATCGGCCTGCTCGAGCGCGGGATGCTGACGCAGGTGTGCGCCGACGCGACCGGTGTCGTGCGCGTCCAGCCGCCGCTCACGGTGACGCGCGAGGCGATCGACCGGTTCGCCGAGGCGCTGCGCGCCACGCTCGCCGATCATGCTGCAGGTCGCTGGAGCACTGTGGCCGCCGCGGCCTCGCGGGCGGTGAAAACCAGTCTCGCGCGGGCCTTCGCCTGA
- a CDS encoding radical SAM protein has protein sequence MARLPVVSSLAASARYGWRGARLLTGFLRARPIHCIVQVSNRCNLTCGFCSFWERPAHPRDEMTVPEFEGISAKLAEAGSMVVSIEGGEPLLRPDIVDIVRAFARYHHPILFTNGWRVTDSLARELWDAGLTEIGVSIDFAVPERHDAHRGAQGTFAAAVRALRALRDTAPHGARQVAVMTVLMHDNLDQFEDLLRLSAEHGVMHQCTLLSTAGDGRADGGHALPSGGLGARLLDLKARYPHFISFSGYLEGVDGFLAGEVRTPCWAGERFLNIDHLGEVSPCIEKLHLRAGNIRREPWSVIAARLRSFEELRTCTDCYTSCRGFVEEMSGPPRLRSWREFFGAFANVAAPR, from the coding sequence ATGGCTCGACTGCCCGTCGTTTCGAGCCTCGCCGCCTCCGCCCGCTACGGCTGGCGCGGAGCACGGCTGCTGACTGGCTTTCTCCGGGCGCGGCCGATCCACTGCATCGTCCAGGTCTCGAACCGCTGCAATCTCACCTGCGGCTTCTGTTCCTTCTGGGAGCGTCCTGCGCATCCCCGGGACGAGATGACGGTGCCGGAATTCGAGGGTATCTCCGCGAAGCTGGCCGAGGCGGGCTCGATGGTCGTCTCGATCGAAGGGGGCGAGCCGCTCTTGCGCCCCGACATCGTCGACATCGTGCGGGCCTTCGCGCGCTACCATCACCCGATCCTCTTCACCAACGGCTGGCGCGTGACCGATTCGCTGGCGCGTGAGCTGTGGGACGCCGGGCTCACCGAGATCGGCGTCTCGATCGACTTCGCCGTCCCGGAGCGGCACGACGCGCATCGCGGGGCGCAGGGTACTTTCGCCGCCGCCGTGCGCGCGCTGCGGGCCTTGCGGGACACGGCCCCGCATGGCGCTCGCCAGGTCGCGGTGATGACGGTGCTCATGCACGACAACCTCGACCAGTTCGAGGACCTGCTCCGGCTGTCCGCGGAGCATGGAGTCATGCACCAGTGCACGCTGCTCTCGACCGCGGGCGACGGGCGCGCGGACGGCGGACACGCGCTTCCCAGTGGTGGCCTCGGCGCCCGCCTGCTCGACCTCAAGGCTCGTTACCCGCACTTCATCAGCTTCAGCGGATACCTGGAAGGCGTCGACGGATTCCTCGCCGGAGAGGTGCGCACGCCGTGCTGGGCGGGCGAGAGGTTCCTCAACATCGATCATCTCGGCGAGGTCTCGCCCTGCATCGAGAAGCTGCATCTGCGCGCCGGGAACATCCGGCGGGAACCCTGGTCGGTGATCGCGGCGCGGCTACGCAGCTTCGAGGAGCTGCGCACCTGCACCGACTGCTACACGTCGTGCCGCGGTTTCGTCGAGGAGATGAGCGGTCCGCCGCGCCTGCGCAGCTGGCGCGAGTTCTTCGGCGCCTTTGCCAATGTGGCGGCGCCCCGGTAG
- a CDS encoding sterol desaturase family protein, which produces MRAVARWLALPLLIVTSVIGVLLAISLRLPIVPVLAAGGVLYAAIVLALERWLPYAPEWQRPKGDVPTDIAHLVVTGGLIEFATAFGLAPPAAKAIWPSSWPLVAQIALALIATELLDYWIHRLLHGPLWRFHAVHHSAPRMYWVNSWRLHPVEAVLYWCCTVAPLLVLGAPEVPLVVVWAATTVFRMVQHSNVDVRLGPLNWVLAGPELHRWHHSRDRTESEANYGNALIVWDVVFGTRRLPDRAPPLDVGLAGKPYPSAYGAQILAPFRGLP; this is translated from the coding sequence ATGCGAGCCGTCGCCCGTTGGCTGGCCCTGCCTCTTCTCATCGTCACGTCGGTGATCGGGGTGCTCCTGGCAATCTCCCTGCGCTTGCCGATCGTTCCCGTGCTCGCGGCCGGAGGCGTGCTCTACGCCGCGATCGTCCTCGCGCTCGAGCGCTGGCTTCCCTACGCTCCGGAATGGCAGCGGCCCAAGGGAGACGTGCCCACCGACATCGCGCACCTGGTCGTCACCGGAGGCCTGATCGAGTTCGCGACCGCTTTCGGTCTCGCGCCACCCGCTGCGAAGGCGATCTGGCCGTCGAGCTGGCCGCTGGTGGCGCAGATCGCGCTCGCGCTGATCGCCACGGAGCTCCTCGACTACTGGATCCATCGCCTGCTTCATGGCCCGCTCTGGCGGTTTCATGCCGTCCACCACAGTGCACCGAGGATGTATTGGGTCAATTCCTGGCGCCTCCATCCGGTGGAGGCGGTCCTGTACTGGTGCTGCACCGTCGCTCCGCTGCTCGTGCTGGGCGCGCCGGAGGTGCCGCTGGTCGTCGTCTGGGCGGCGACGACCGTCTTCCGCATGGTCCAGCATTCGAACGTCGACGTCCGGCTGGGACCGCTGAATTGGGTGCTCGCAGGGCCCGAGCTGCACCGCTGGCACCACTCGCGCGACCGGACCGAATCGGAGGCGAACTACGGGAATGCGCTGATCGTGTGGGACGTCGTCTTCGGCACGCGCCGCCTTCCTGACCGCGCGCCGCCGCTCGACGTCGGCCTCGCCGGAAAGCCGTACCCCTCGGCGTACGGCGCGCAGATTCTCGCTCCGTTTCGCGGGCTGCCCTAG